A genome region from Larus michahellis unplaced genomic scaffold, bLarMic1.1 SCAFFOLD_443, whole genome shotgun sequence includes the following:
- the LOC141737127 gene encoding LOW QUALITY PROTEIN: SH3KBP1-binding protein 1-like (The sequence of the model RefSeq protein was modified relative to this genomic sequence to represent the inferred CDS: inserted 1 base in 1 codon; deleted 2 bases in 1 codon) has translation MSEDNRRGSRASSDRPIARGGRRGAGVERPMRSGGRGAGPPAGRKRQRRAAMAAPGGAARPGAEVVQLNVGGKRFSTSRQTLTWISDSFFSSLLSGRISTLKDETGAIFIDRDPTVFAPILNFLRTKELDPRGVSVSLLLHEAQFYGITPLVRRLQLREELERSSCGSVLFNGYLPPPVLPAKRRNRHSLAGPQPVARLPPRPTAPVRRSHTMPPGLGNAGLVGRLLEERHPTAANEPGAVRIVCGHHNWIAVAYAQFLVCYRVKETSGWQQVFSSPRLDWVIERVALNAKVLGGALGDHDKMVAAASCTEIILWALQADGNGNEIGVFHLGVPVEAIFFVGNQLIATSHTGKIGVWNAVTKHWQIQDVVPINSYDAAGTFLLLGCNNGSIYYVDVQKFPLRMKDNDLLVTELYRDPTEDAVTALSVYLTPKTSDSGNWIEIAYGTSSGVVRVIVQHPETVGSGPQLFQTFTVHRSPVTKIMLSEKHLISVCADNNHVRTWTVTRFRGMISTQPGSTPXASFKILALDELEGAAGTDIGPFGERDEEQVFIQRVVPDACQVFVRLSSTGKRICEVRAVDGAAITAFTVQECEGSSRIGSRPRRCLFTGHANGSLQLWDLTTAMEALAKPPESDGLTEEELLQQLDQCDLALTGPPGPPSLRSQGPSRGETPLPSPPRPPPKTGRPPPPTPLAGRGERRGPPFILGVPGGGPAASWSAARSWPSAWPPPRPSPTPPKPLGFRGAKAKTSGPPPHPGGPPSIPTPPRLPPSPGLGAPLVPPPPPLMPPSPLSPPNPASTRRRFKGGGRTPPTHPLHPTSCLHFWGATLPHNPLCVVVPPPPPHRGPGGGRGRFWGGPPLMPKPPPIKPPFSSLLCALWFFAPPPPPPVAFYGSPPEARGGRTGNRCAAAAAAASCQGGPGPWAWGLGLALGLDRAAGGSPGQPPAFSCRPEGGGRRCRELEAWAQARPPEEAQETEVYVVQGHLRNLKRQKLNISR, from the exons ATGAGCGAGGACAATCGGCGCGGGAGTCGGGCCTCGTCGGACAGGCCAATAGCGAGAGGCGGAAGGCGGGGAGCCGGCGTGGAACGACCAATGAGGAGCGGCGGACGGGGGGCGGGACCGCCTGCCGGGCGGAAGCGGCAGCGCCGGGCGGCCATGGCGGCGccgggaggggcggcgcggcccggggcGGAGGTCGTGCAGCTCAACGTGGGCGGCAAGAG gTTCAGCACATCCCGCCAGACCCTGACCTGGATCTCCGACTCCTTCTTCTCCag cctcctgagcGGCCGCATCTCCACCTTGAAGGATGAGACGGGAGCG ATCTTCATCGACCGGGACCCCACCGTCTTCGCCCCCATCCTCAATTTCCTCCGCACCAAAGAGCTGGACCCCCGCGGCGTCAgcgtctccctcctcctccacgaAGCCCAGTTTTACGGCATCACCCCTTTAG TTCGCCGCTTGCAGCTCCGGGAGGAACTGGAGCGTTCGTCTTGCGGCAGCGTCCTCTTCAACGGGTACCTGCCCCCCCCAG TTTTACCGGCCAAACGCCGGAACCGGCACAGCCTGGCGGGGCCGCAGCCGGTGGCCCGTTTGCCCCCCCGCCCGACC GCCCCCGTGCGGCGCAGTCACACCATGCCCCCCGGCCTGGGCAACGCCGGCTTGGTGGGACGCCTCTTGGAGGAGCGACACCCGACCGCCG CCAACGAGCCGGGGGCGGTGCGCATCGTCTGCGGGCATCACAACTGGATCGCCGTGGCTTACGCCCAGTTCCTGGTCTGCTATAG GGTGAAGGAGACCTCGGGGTGGCAGCAAGTCTTCTCCAGCCCCCGCTTGGACTGGGTGATCGAGCGGGTGGCCCTCAACGCCAAGGTGTTGGGTGGAGCCTTGGGCGACCACGACAAGATGGTGGCCGCCGCCTCCTGCACCGAGATCATCCTCTGGGCCCTGCAAGCCGACGGCAACGGCAACGAGATCG GCGTCTTCCACCTCGGGGTGCCGGTGGAAGCCATCTTCTTCGTGGGCAACCAACTCATCGCCACCAGCCACACCGGCAAAATCGGCGTCTGGAACGCCGTCACCAAGCACTGGCAG ATCCAAGACGTCGTCCCCATCAACAGCTACGATGCCGCcggcaccttcctcctcctcggctGCAACAACGGCTCCATCTACTACGTGG acGTTCAGAAGTTCCCCCTGCGCATGAAGGACAACGACCTGCTGGTGACGGAGCTTTACCGCGACCCCACCGAAGACGCCGTCACCGCCCTCAGCGTCTACCTCACCCCCAAAACCA GTGACAGCGGCAACTGGATCGAAATCGCTTACGGCACCAGTTCGGGGGTGGTGCGGGTCATCGTCCAACACCCCGAAACGGTGGGTTCCGGCCCTCAACTCTTCCAAACCTTCACCGTCCACCGCAGCCCCGTCACCAAAATCATGTTGTCGGAAAAACACCTCATCTCCG TTTGTGCCGACAACAACCACGTCCGCACCTGGACGGTGACGCGCTTCCGCGGGATGATTTCCACCCAACCCGGGTCCACCC TGGCTTCCTTCAAAATCCTGGCCTTGGATGAGCTGGAAGGCGCCGCCGGCACCGATATCG GACCCTTCGGCGAACGGGACGAGGAGCAGGTTTTCATCCAACGGGTGGTGCCGGACGCGTGTCAAGTCTTCGTCCGGCTCTCGTCCACCGGCAAACG GATTTGCGAGGTGCGGGCAGTGGACGGCGCCGCCATCACGGCCTTCACGGTGCAGGAGTGCGAAGGCTCCAGCCGCATCGGCTCCCGCCCGCGCCGCTGCCTCTTCACCGGCCACGCCAACggcagcctccagctctgggacctCACCACCGCCATGGAGGCCCTGGCCAAGCCCCCAG aatCCGACGGTTTGACGGAAGAGGAGCTGTTGCAGCAACTGGACCAGTGCGATTTGGCTTTAACtggcccccctggcccccccag CCTCCGCTCGCAGGGGCCCAGCCGGGGGGAGACGCCGcttccgtcccccccccgccccccccccaaaacgggccgccccccccccccaaccccgctcgctgggaggggggagcggaggggcccCCCCTTTAttctgggggtccccgggggggggccggcagcTTCGTGGAGCGCTGCCAGGAGCTGGCCCAGCGCttggccccccccccgccccagcccgaccccccccaaacccctcggTTTTCGGGGGGCAAAAGCAAAAACCTCCgggccccccccacaccccggcgGCCCCCCCTCCattccaacccccccccgccttccccccagcccaggaTTGGGGGCccccctggtgcccccccccccgccgctgatGCCGCCCTCCCCATTGTCCCCCCCAAATCCCGCCTCAACGAGACGGCGTTTTaagggggggggcaggaccccccccacgcaccccctccaccccacatCGTGCCTTCACTTCTGGGGGGCCACGCTGCCCCACAACCCTCTGTGtgttgtcgtcccccccccccccccccaccgcggacctgggggggggagggggagatttTGGGGGGGCCCCCCCTTGATGCCAAAGCCCCCCCCCATAAAAccccccttttcctctctgctttgtgCCCTGTggttttttgccccccccccccccccgccagtggCATTCTATGGG TCTCCCCCGGAGGCccgggggggacggacggggaaCCGGTGTgctgccgcggccgccgccgcctcctgtCAGGGCGGGCCCGGGCCTTGGGCCTGGGGCCTGGGCCTGGCCTTGGGCCTGGACCGGGCGGCGGGAGGGTCCCCCGGGCAGCCTCCGGCTTTCTCCTGCCGGCCGGAGGGCGGCGGACGGCGCTGCCGGGAGTTGGAGGCTTGGG